A single region of the Salarchaeum japonicum genome encodes:
- the sufD gene encoding Fe-S cluster assembly protein SufD, translating to MSTQLHDGITEETVRQLSDERNEPEWLLETRLDALDELDGLDFPSVIQTPGRTWTNLEDLDFEALVEPHEQTEEKDLEVDEDATVVPFHRALDDADLEDLVKEHFGSIVPTTENRLTALSTALFTTGTVIYVPRGVDAEDVKVRTTMNGRSLFNYTLVVTEENASVTILERQDTGSALDGERYYSGIVEIAAGENSYVQYGSLQDFDQQTYNYTVKRGDADTYSTINWIEGNLGSRLTKTAVSTELNGDSSETQIVGAFFGHDDQHFDLDSAVWHRAEHTTADLVTRGVIDDHARSVYEGTQDVGRDAWDTSSYQRENTLMLSDESEADASPKLIINNHDTEASHSATVGQIDEEDLFYMKNRAVPPQTAKNMLVEGFYVPVLEEIEVDELRDDLEERIHERLN from the coding sequence ATGAGCACGCAACTCCACGACGGCATCACCGAGGAGACGGTTCGCCAGCTCTCCGACGAGCGAAACGAGCCGGAGTGGCTCCTCGAAACACGCCTCGACGCGCTCGACGAACTGGACGGCCTCGACTTCCCGAGCGTCATCCAGACGCCGGGTCGGACGTGGACGAACCTCGAAGACCTCGACTTCGAAGCGCTCGTCGAGCCGCACGAGCAGACCGAGGAGAAAGACCTCGAAGTGGACGAGGACGCGACCGTCGTTCCGTTCCACCGCGCGCTCGACGACGCCGACCTCGAAGACCTCGTGAAGGAGCACTTCGGGTCTATCGTCCCGACCACGGAGAACCGGCTGACGGCGCTCTCCACGGCACTGTTCACCACGGGCACGGTCATCTACGTCCCGCGGGGCGTGGACGCGGAGGACGTGAAGGTGCGGACGACGATGAACGGCCGGTCGCTGTTCAACTACACGCTCGTCGTCACCGAGGAGAACGCGTCCGTCACCATCCTGGAACGACAGGACACCGGTTCGGCGCTCGACGGCGAGCGGTACTACTCGGGTATCGTCGAAATCGCGGCGGGCGAGAACTCGTACGTCCAGTACGGGAGCCTGCAGGACTTCGACCAGCAGACGTACAACTACACCGTGAAGCGCGGCGACGCCGACACATACAGCACCATCAACTGGATCGAGGGCAACCTCGGGAGTCGGCTGACGAAGACCGCGGTCAGCACCGAGCTCAACGGCGACAGTTCGGAGACCCAGATCGTCGGCGCGTTCTTCGGGCACGACGACCAGCACTTCGACCTGGACAGCGCGGTCTGGCATCGTGCCGAGCACACGACCGCCGACCTCGTCACGCGCGGCGTCATCGACGACCACGCGCGCTCCGTCTACGAGGGCACGCAGGACGTCGGCCGGGACGCCTGGGACACCTCCAGCTATCAGCGCGAGAACACGCTGATGTTGAGCGACGAGTCCGAGGCGGACGCGTCCCCGAAGCTCATCATCAACAACCACGACACGGAAGCGAGTCACTCCGCGACGGTCGGTCAGATCGACGAGGAGGACTTGTTCTACATGAAGAACCGCGCGGTTCCGCCGCAGACGGCGAAGAACATGCTCGTCGAGGGGTTCTACGTCCCCGTCCTCGAAGAGATCGAGGTGGACGAACTCCGCGACGACCTCGAAGAGCGCATCCACGAGCGCCTCAACTAG
- a CDS encoding DUF7331 family protein: protein MTHVSDHATTGDEERRNHVPQLPEGEEGPTVESYDTEDGVVLYDADNPLAWLKATNATPLAEQR, encoded by the coding sequence GTGACACACGTGTCCGACCACGCGACGACGGGTGACGAAGAGCGCCGGAACCACGTACCCCAACTACCGGAGGGGGAGGAGGGTCCGACCGTCGAGTCCTACGACACCGAGGACGGGGTCGTACTCTACGACGCGGACAACCCGCTCGCGTGGCTCAAGGCCACGAACGCGACGCCGCTCGCCGAGCAACGATAA
- a CDS encoding DUF7322 domain-containing protein, with protein sequence MYNPLKPQTAVPDTDDDEDGESTEVPTEIKLRFWKLVAFLNVGILLFALGLMFLAFRGLLVVGGGTALAGAAILAYCAWDYKRSKARIGEIIDRQDE encoded by the coding sequence GTGTACAACCCGCTGAAACCACAGACCGCCGTCCCCGACACCGACGACGACGAGGACGGGGAGTCCACGGAGGTGCCGACGGAGATTAAACTCCGGTTCTGGAAGCTCGTCGCCTTCCTCAACGTCGGCATCCTCCTGTTCGCGCTCGGCCTCATGTTCCTCGCGTTCCGCGGCCTCCTCGTCGTCGGCGGCGGCACCGCGCTCGCCGGCGCGGCCATCCTCGCGTACTGCGCGTGGGACTACAAGCGCTCGAAGGCCCGCATCGGCGAAATCATCGACCGCCAGGACGAATGA
- the rad50 gene encoding DNA double-strand break repair ATPase Rad50 produces the protein MKFERVRIRNFKCYDAEDVRLDRGVTVVYGLNGSGKSSLLEACFFALYGTDAVSGTAAEVVTTGTEEMSVTLWFSHDGAEYELSRELKVRDGRVGRHDCVLTTPSGSIEGVTDVESHVADLLRMDASAFVNCAYVRQGEVNKLINASPSERQDMIDDLLQLGKLEEYRERAGDARLGVEDVLTEYRSRLEQRAEDVADLEDQGLHERRNALQSDLAEVASEIERFEENRRNARETKEEAERVLSEYEEKRAELDSVRETIAELRDAISDTESERDSLQETVREHRERASDLDDRVESLLADTDLDGDAGLDAVEARRDDLESERDDVQADVQEVANEMTSDRKDAESFEERADDLAERAAEARERADNLESDAADAADEVAELDSTIADIESDIGEAREAFADAPVAFGEAAEYRERLESEREELRAERTDVREELASARSRVEDAEELLAEGKCPECGQPVEGSPHVASIEEYRERVSDLESDVADIESDIEDVTERIERAEELEAVERSVADLESRRESKTEVREAKAESVAEKRADAAEARERADDLAERAEEKRAEAAEARERVEERRERLGDLQTEKQSLDERIERLGDLAEALRERERERDAAERVAEKRESLGERNEERRERLAELRERKRSLESAYDEERIETAEANKEEAEQYLDQVAEKLDTLRERRDEIQGKLGGVKKDIETLERLREERDALDETVSELQGVHEETESLESLYGDLRAELRQRNVDRLERLLNETFDLVYQNDSYARIELDGTYELTVYQKDGERLDPEQLSGGERALFNLSLRCAIYRLLSEGIEGSAPMPPLILDEPTVFLDSGHVSQLVELVESMRDIGVEQILVVSHDESLLGAADDLVRVQKDATTNRSHVEHDTPTLNAD, from the coding sequence GTGAAGTTCGAGCGCGTGCGGATTCGGAACTTCAAGTGCTACGACGCGGAGGACGTGCGGCTCGACCGCGGCGTCACCGTCGTGTACGGCCTGAACGGGAGCGGGAAGTCGAGCCTCCTCGAAGCCTGCTTCTTCGCGCTGTACGGCACGGACGCCGTCTCGGGGACGGCCGCGGAGGTGGTGACGACGGGCACGGAGGAGATGTCGGTGACGCTCTGGTTCAGTCACGACGGCGCGGAGTACGAACTCTCCCGCGAACTCAAGGTGCGCGATGGCCGGGTCGGCCGCCACGACTGCGTCCTCACGACGCCCTCCGGGAGCATCGAGGGCGTGACTGACGTGGAATCGCACGTCGCCGACCTCCTGCGGATGGACGCGTCCGCGTTCGTGAACTGCGCGTACGTCCGGCAGGGCGAGGTGAACAAGCTCATCAACGCCAGTCCGAGCGAGCGCCAGGACATGATAGACGACCTCCTCCAGCTCGGGAAACTGGAGGAGTACCGCGAGCGCGCCGGCGACGCCCGCCTCGGCGTCGAGGACGTGCTGACGGAGTACCGGAGCCGCCTCGAACAGCGCGCGGAGGACGTGGCCGACCTCGAAGACCAGGGCCTGCACGAACGCCGGAACGCCCTGCAGTCCGACCTCGCGGAGGTCGCGTCCGAAATCGAGCGCTTCGAGGAGAACCGGCGGAACGCCCGCGAGACGAAGGAGGAGGCGGAGCGCGTGCTCTCCGAGTACGAGGAGAAGCGCGCGGAACTCGACTCCGTCCGCGAGACCATCGCGGAACTCAGGGACGCCATCAGCGACACCGAGAGCGAGCGCGACAGCCTCCAGGAGACGGTGCGCGAGCACCGCGAGCGCGCGAGCGACCTCGACGACCGCGTCGAATCGCTCCTCGCCGACACCGACCTCGACGGGGACGCCGGCCTCGACGCGGTCGAGGCGCGACGGGACGACCTCGAATCGGAGCGCGACGACGTACAGGCGGACGTGCAGGAGGTCGCGAACGAGATGACGAGCGACCGGAAGGACGCGGAGTCCTTCGAGGAGCGCGCGGACGACCTCGCGGAGCGCGCCGCGGAGGCGCGCGAGCGCGCGGACAATCTCGAATCTGACGCGGCGGACGCCGCCGACGAGGTCGCGGAACTCGACTCGACCATCGCGGACATCGAGAGCGACATCGGGGAGGCGCGTGAGGCGTTCGCGGACGCGCCGGTCGCGTTCGGCGAGGCCGCCGAGTACCGCGAGCGACTCGAATCGGAGCGCGAGGAACTGCGCGCCGAGCGCACCGACGTCCGGGAGGAGTTGGCGTCCGCGCGGTCGCGCGTCGAGGACGCCGAGGAACTGCTCGCGGAGGGGAAGTGTCCGGAGTGCGGGCAGCCGGTGGAGGGGTCGCCGCACGTCGCGTCCATCGAGGAGTACCGAGAGCGCGTCAGCGACCTCGAATCGGACGTTGCGGACATCGAGAGCGATATCGAGGACGTGACGGAGCGCATCGAGCGCGCGGAGGAACTGGAAGCCGTCGAGCGGTCGGTCGCCGACCTCGAATCCCGCCGCGAGTCGAAAACGGAGGTTCGGGAGGCGAAGGCGGAGTCGGTCGCGGAGAAGCGCGCGGACGCGGCGGAGGCCCGCGAGCGCGCGGACGACCTCGCGGAGCGCGCCGAGGAGAAGCGCGCCGAGGCCGCAGAGGCCCGCGAGCGCGTGGAGGAGCGCCGGGAACGGCTCGGGGACTTGCAGACGGAGAAGCAGTCGCTGGACGAGCGAATCGAACGGCTGGGCGACCTCGCGGAGGCGTTGCGGGAGCGCGAGCGCGAGCGCGACGCGGCCGAGCGCGTGGCGGAGAAACGCGAGAGCCTCGGCGAGCGCAACGAGGAGCGCCGGGAGCGCCTGGCGGAACTCCGGGAGCGAAAGCGCTCGCTCGAATCCGCGTACGACGAGGAGCGCATCGAGACGGCGGAGGCGAACAAGGAGGAGGCCGAGCAGTACCTCGACCAGGTCGCGGAGAAACTCGACACCCTGCGCGAGCGACGCGACGAGATTCAGGGGAAGCTCGGCGGCGTGAAGAAGGACATCGAGACGCTCGAACGGTTGCGCGAGGAGCGCGACGCGCTCGACGAGACCGTCTCGGAGTTACAGGGCGTGCACGAGGAGACGGAGTCCCTCGAATCCCTCTACGGCGACCTGCGCGCCGAGTTACGCCAGCGGAACGTCGACAGACTAGAGCGCCTGCTGAACGAGACGTTCGACCTCGTCTACCAGAACGACTCGTACGCCCGCATCGAACTGGACGGGACGTACGAGCTGACGGTGTACCAGAAGGACGGCGAGCGCCTCGACCCCGAACAGCTCTCGGGCGGCGAGCGCGCATTGTTCAACCTCAGCCTCCGGTGCGCCATCTATCGGTTGCTCTCCGAGGGCATCGAGGGATCCGCGCCGATGCCGCCGCTGATTCTCGACGAACCGACGGTGTTCCTCGACTCCGGGCACGTCTCGCAGCTCGTGGAACTGGTGGAGTCGATGCGGGACATCGGCGTGGAGCAGATTCTCGTGGTGAGTCACGACGAGAGCCTGCTCGGTGCCGCGGACGACCTCGTGCGGGTGCAGAAGGACGCGACGACGAACCGCTCGCACGTCGAGCACGACACGCCGACGCTCAACGCCGATTGA
- a CDS encoding DNA-directed DNA polymerase: MPNASLTDFDGGGDDADAAGDGDRPAAEARYVAGDGDPVVNEIIDAEEGALPDAEGTLDIAVTQVDYTVEGQGSRERPVIHVFGRREDDTPEHVRVHGFRPYFYTPTDSLSEGDLQDDVITGSEDGYESIRGEELTKVFGRTPRDVGQIRDRFEHYEADILFPNRFLIDKDVNSGLRVPERRAEEDGALVAHHGEVEPVEAEASLRVNTFDIEVDDRSGFPEDGEEPIVCLTSHDNYRDEYIAWLYDAPDADVPAPDDLADYDLLDENADASVEVRSFDEEAAMLDAFLTYVEDTDPDVLTGWNFEDFDAPYFIDRLDVLGMSYDRLSRVNEVWTGGWGGPDVKGRVVFDLLYAYQRTQFSELDSYRLDAVAETELGVGKERYTGDIGDLWEQDPERLLEYNVRDVELCVEIDRKQDVIPFWEEVASFVGCKLEDATTPGDAVDMYVLHKVHGSFALPSKGQQESEDYEGGAVFDPITGVRENVTVLDLKSLYPMCMVTINASPETKVNPEEYEGETYVAPNGTHFQKNPDGVIREMVDELLEEREQKKSRRNDHDPDSEGYERFDRQQAAVKVIMNSLYGVLGWERFRLYDKEMGAAVTATGRDVIEFTERAANEIGHEVAYGDTDSVMLELGPEFSKAEAIETSFEIEEHINGRYDDFARDDLNADEHRFQIEFEKLYRRFFQAGKKKRYAGHIVWKEGKDVDDIDITGFEYKRSDIAPITKEVQKEVIDRIVHGEDIDNVKDYVHGIIEDFRDGNVNLDDVGIPGGIGKRLDNYDTDTAQVRGAKYANLLLGTNFQRGSKPKRLYLAKVRPEFWRRVESEKGLDPQTDPLYGEFKRDPDVICYEYADQVPAEFEIDWDTMLDKTLKGPIERILEALEVSWEEVKSGQTQTGLGSYM; this comes from the coding sequence ATGCCTAACGCCAGCCTGACGGACTTCGACGGCGGCGGGGACGACGCGGACGCCGCGGGGGACGGCGACCGGCCCGCCGCGGAGGCGCGGTACGTCGCCGGGGACGGCGACCCCGTCGTGAACGAAATCATCGACGCCGAGGAGGGCGCGCTCCCGGACGCCGAGGGAACCCTGGACATCGCGGTGACGCAGGTGGACTACACCGTCGAGGGACAAGGGAGCCGCGAACGCCCCGTCATCCACGTCTTCGGCCGCCGCGAGGACGACACGCCCGAGCACGTCCGCGTGCACGGCTTCCGCCCCTACTTCTACACGCCTACCGACAGCCTCTCCGAGGGCGACCTGCAGGACGACGTCATCACCGGCAGCGAGGACGGCTACGAGAGCATCCGCGGCGAGGAACTGACGAAGGTGTTCGGGCGGACGCCCCGGGACGTGGGGCAGATTCGCGACCGCTTCGAGCACTACGAGGCGGACATCCTCTTCCCGAACCGCTTCCTCATCGACAAGGACGTGAACAGCGGCCTGCGGGTGCCCGAGCGCCGCGCCGAGGAGGACGGCGCGCTCGTCGCGCACCACGGCGAGGTCGAACCCGTGGAAGCCGAGGCCAGCCTGCGCGTGAACACGTTCGACATCGAGGTGGACGACCGCTCCGGGTTCCCGGAGGACGGCGAGGAACCCATCGTCTGCCTCACCAGCCACGACAACTACCGCGACGAGTACATCGCGTGGCTCTACGACGCCCCCGACGCCGACGTTCCCGCGCCCGACGACCTCGCGGACTACGACCTCCTCGACGAGAACGCGGACGCGTCGGTCGAGGTGCGGTCGTTCGACGAAGAGGCGGCGATGCTGGACGCCTTCCTCACCTACGTCGAGGACACGGACCCGGACGTGCTCACGGGCTGGAACTTCGAGGACTTCGACGCGCCGTACTTCATCGACCGCCTCGACGTGCTCGGGATGTCCTACGACCGGCTCTCCCGCGTGAACGAGGTGTGGACGGGCGGCTGGGGCGGCCCCGACGTGAAGGGCCGCGTGGTGTTCGACCTCCTGTACGCCTACCAGCGCACGCAGTTCAGCGAACTCGACTCCTACCGCCTCGACGCCGTCGCGGAGACCGAACTCGGCGTCGGGAAGGAACGCTACACGGGCGATATCGGCGACCTCTGGGAGCAAGACCCCGAACGCCTCCTGGAGTACAACGTCCGCGACGTGGAGCTCTGCGTCGAAATCGACCGCAAGCAGGACGTGATTCCGTTCTGGGAGGAGGTCGCGTCCTTCGTCGGGTGTAAACTGGAGGACGCGACGACGCCCGGGGACGCGGTGGACATGTACGTCCTGCACAAGGTGCACGGGAGTTTCGCGCTCCCCTCGAAGGGCCAGCAGGAGTCTGAGGACTACGAGGGCGGCGCGGTGTTCGACCCCATCACGGGCGTCCGCGAGAACGTCACCGTGCTCGACCTCAAGAGCCTGTACCCGATGTGCATGGTGACCATCAACGCCAGCCCCGAGACGAAAGTCAATCCGGAGGAGTACGAGGGCGAGACGTACGTCGCGCCGAACGGCACGCACTTCCAGAAGAATCCCGACGGCGTGATTCGGGAGATGGTGGACGAACTCCTCGAAGAGCGCGAGCAGAAGAAGTCGCGGCGGAACGACCATGACCCGGACAGCGAGGGCTACGAGCGGTTCGACCGCCAGCAGGCCGCGGTGAAGGTCATCATGAACTCGCTGTACGGCGTGCTGGGCTGGGAGCGCTTCCGCCTCTACGACAAGGAGATGGGCGCGGCGGTGACCGCGACCGGACGGGACGTCATCGAGTTCACCGAACGGGCCGCGAACGAAATCGGCCACGAGGTCGCGTACGGCGACACGGACAGCGTGATGCTGGAACTCGGCCCCGAGTTCTCGAAGGCGGAAGCCATCGAGACCTCGTTCGAGATTGAAGAGCACATCAACGGCCGGTACGACGACTTCGCGCGCGACGACCTGAACGCGGACGAACACCGGTTCCAGATCGAGTTCGAGAAGCTCTATCGGCGGTTCTTCCAGGCGGGGAAGAAAAAGCGGTACGCGGGCCACATCGTCTGGAAGGAGGGCAAGGACGTGGACGACATCGACATCACGGGCTTCGAGTACAAGCGAAGCGACATCGCGCCCATCACGAAGGAGGTGCAGAAGGAGGTCATCGACCGCATCGTCCACGGAGAAGATATTGACAACGTGAAGGACTACGTGCACGGCATCATCGAGGACTTCCGGGACGGCAACGTGAACCTGGACGACGTGGGCATCCCGGGCGGTATCGGAAAGCGCCTCGACAACTACGACACGGACACCGCGCAGGTTCGGGGCGCGAAGTACGCGAACCTCCTGCTGGGGACGAACTTCCAGCGCGGGTCGAAGCCGAAACGCCTCTACCTCGCAAAGGTTCGACCGGAGTTCTGGCGGCGCGTCGAATCCGAGAAGGGCCTCGACCCCCAGACCGACCCGCTCTACGGGGAGTTCAAGCGCGACCCCGACGTCATCTGTTATGAGTACGCAGACCAGGTGCCCGCGGAGTTCGAAATCGACTGGGACACGATGCTCGATAAGACCCTCAAAGGCCCCATCGAGCGCATCCTGGAGGCGCTCGAAGTGTCGTGGGAGGAAGTGAAGAGCGGGCAGACCCAGACCGGACTCGGGTCGTACATGTAA
- the sufB gene encoding Fe-S cluster assembly protein SufB — MSSDEHLKETDTEARFEFKKEQKSAFESEKGLTEETIRLISEDKDEPDWMLERRLRALEHYQEMPMPTDWPGQPDLTELDIEEIVPYIRPDIDVRGGAESWEDLPDEIRDTFEKLGIPEAEREALSGVGAQYESEIVYQNMQEQWEEKGVIFMDMDKAVQEHPELVKEHFMTKNVPPSDNKFAALHGAVWSGGSFVYVPEDVTVQMPIQAYFRMNSAGMGQFEHTLIIAEKGSEVHYIEGCSAPKYGTHNLHSGGVEVFVGEDAHVQYSTVQNWSKNTYNLNTKRAIVEENGTMEWVSGSMGSKATMLYPCTILKGRGATDNHITIAFAGEDQDIDTGAKVYHNAPETKSTIESKSISKDGGRTNYRGLVHIADGAENSSTSVECDALMFDNESTSDTMPYMEIEESKVDVAHEATVGKIGDEDVFYLQSRGLDDDDAKQMIVAGFIEPITEELPIEYAVELNRLIELEMEGSLG, encoded by the coding sequence ATGAGTTCAGACGAACACCTCAAAGAAACCGACACGGAAGCCCGCTTCGAGTTCAAGAAAGAGCAGAAGTCGGCGTTCGAGTCGGAGAAAGGACTGACCGAGGAGACCATCCGTCTCATCTCGGAAGACAAGGACGAGCCCGACTGGATGCTGGAGCGGCGTCTGCGCGCGCTCGAACACTACCAGGAGATGCCGATGCCGACGGACTGGCCGGGCCAGCCCGACCTCACGGAACTCGACATCGAGGAGATCGTTCCCTACATCCGCCCCGACATCGACGTGCGCGGCGGCGCGGAGTCCTGGGAAGACCTCCCGGACGAGATTCGGGACACGTTCGAGAAGCTCGGCATCCCGGAAGCCGAGCGCGAGGCGCTCTCGGGCGTCGGCGCGCAGTACGAGTCCGAGATCGTCTACCAGAACATGCAGGAGCAGTGGGAGGAGAAGGGTGTCATCTTCATGGACATGGACAAGGCCGTCCAGGAACACCCCGAACTCGTGAAGGAGCACTTCATGACGAAGAACGTGCCCCCGAGCGACAACAAGTTCGCCGCGCTCCACGGCGCGGTCTGGTCCGGCGGCTCCTTCGTCTACGTCCCCGAGGACGTGACGGTGCAGATGCCGATTCAGGCGTACTTCCGCATGAACTCCGCGGGGATGGGGCAGTTCGAGCACACGCTCATCATCGCGGAGAAGGGCAGCGAAGTCCACTACATCGAGGGGTGTAGCGCGCCGAAGTACGGCACGCACAACCTCCACAGCGGTGGCGTCGAAGTCTTCGTCGGCGAGGACGCCCACGTGCAGTACTCGACCGTGCAGAACTGGTCGAAGAACACGTACAACCTCAACACGAAGCGCGCCATCGTCGAGGAGAACGGTACGATGGAGTGGGTTTCGGGGAGTATGGGGTCGAAGGCGACGATGCTCTACCCCTGCACCATCCTCAAGGGTCGCGGCGCGACGGACAACCACATCACCATCGCGTTCGCGGGCGAAGACCAGGACATCGACACCGGCGCGAAGGTCTACCACAACGCGCCCGAGACGAAGTCCACCATCGAGTCCAAGTCCATCAGCAAGGACGGCGGCCGCACGAACTACCGCGGCCTCGTCCACATCGCGGACGGTGCGGAGAACTCCAGCACGTCCGTCGAGTGTGACGCGCTGATGTTCGACAACGAGTCCACCAGCGACACCATGCCGTACATGGAGATCGAGGAGTCGAAGGTGGACGTGGCCCACGAGGCCACCGTCGGGAAGATCGGCGACGAGGACGTCTTCTACCTCCAGTCGCGCGGACTGGACGACGACGACGCGAAGCAGATGATCGTCGCCGGGTTCATCGAACCCATCACGGAGGAACTGCCCATCGAGTACGCGGTCGAACTCAACCGCCTCATCGAACTGGAGATGGAGGGGAGTCTCGGATGA
- a CDS encoding ABC transporter ATP-binding protein, whose translation MATLTLQNVHAEVAEEGEKILNGVDLEVDSGEIHALMGPNGSGKSTTSKVIAGHPAYEVTEGSITLTLDDDDFGDVDEIPEDAREWNLLELEPNERAALGVFLAFQYPAEIEGVTMTNFLRTALNAKLDEREELLFGEDEEEEEEDAGYDTSPMEGPADEGDVGVAEFQQLLSEKMELLDMDEKFAQRYLNAGFSGGEKKQNEVLQAAILEPAIAVLDEIDSGLDIDRLQDVADGINALRDEQGTGILQITHYQRILDYVEPDTVHIMLDGEIAMEGGPELAAKLEDKGYDWVRDEVYNAA comes from the coding sequence ATGGCTACGCTTACACTACAGAACGTACACGCGGAAGTCGCAGAGGAGGGCGAGAAGATTCTCAACGGTGTCGACCTCGAAGTCGACTCCGGCGAGATTCACGCCCTGATGGGTCCGAACGGCAGCGGGAAGTCCACGACCTCCAAGGTCATCGCCGGACACCCCGCCTACGAAGTCACCGAGGGCTCCATCACGCTCACGCTCGACGACGACGACTTCGGCGACGTCGACGAGATTCCGGAGGACGCACGCGAGTGGAACCTCCTCGAACTGGAGCCGAACGAGCGCGCCGCGCTCGGCGTGTTCCTCGCGTTCCAGTACCCCGCCGAAATCGAGGGCGTCACGATGACGAACTTCCTCCGCACCGCGCTCAACGCGAAGCTCGACGAGCGCGAGGAACTCCTGTTCGGCGAGGACGAGGAGGAAGAAGAGGAGGACGCGGGCTACGACACCAGCCCGATGGAGGGCCCCGCGGACGAGGGCGACGTCGGCGTCGCCGAGTTCCAGCAGCTCCTCTCGGAGAAGATGGAACTCCTCGACATGGACGAGAAGTTCGCGCAGCGCTACCTCAACGCCGGGTTCTCCGGCGGTGAGAAGAAACAGAACGAAGTCCTGCAGGCCGCGATTCTCGAACCCGCTATCGCGGTGCTGGACGAGATCGACAGCGGTCTCGACATCGACCGCCTGCAGGACGTCGCGGACGGCATCAACGCCCTCCGCGACGAACAGGGAACCGGCATCCTCCAGATCACGCACTACCAGCGCATCCTCGACTACGTCGAGCCCGACACGGTTCACATCATGCTCGACGGCGAGATCGCGATGGAAGGCGGCCCCGAGCTCGCGGCGAAGCTCGAAGACAAGGGGTACGACTGGGTGCGTGACGAGGTCTACAACGCGGCCTAA
- a CDS encoding DUF7346 family protein gives MTRTVRYDGDVYVLVKESAESSLLRDPDTGEEEYVPNDAVEALDSPALETRAAVVPESVRAVLRVAHDDRSLGLLIDLHENGSRPVRDMLTDYEYCESDLLGLLTECRAAGVVEEVTVAGEPGYGLTSTGDRGVAKLLNRR, from the coding sequence ATGACTCGAACGGTTCGGTACGACGGCGACGTGTACGTGCTCGTGAAGGAGTCCGCGGAGAGCAGTCTCCTGCGCGACCCGGATACCGGCGAGGAGGAGTACGTTCCGAACGACGCCGTCGAAGCGCTCGACAGCCCCGCGCTCGAAACCCGGGCCGCCGTCGTCCCCGAGAGCGTGCGCGCCGTCCTCCGCGTCGCCCACGACGACCGCTCGCTCGGCCTCCTCATCGACCTCCACGAGAACGGCTCCCGGCCCGTCCGCGACATGCTCACCGACTACGAGTACTGCGAGAGCGACCTCCTCGGCCTCCTCACGGAGTGCCGGGCCGCCGGCGTCGTCGAGGAAGTCACGGTCGCCGGCGAACCCGGGTACGGCCTCACCTCGACCGGCGACCGCGGCGTCGCGAAACTCCTCAATCGGCGTTGA